The sequence below is a genomic window from Clostridia bacterium.
CATAATTCCCAGCCTCCCTTTTTTGGTTTTCTGCTTTGATTATATCACATTATCGAGCGGCAGTCAATAAACTAAAAACTTGATTAGTATTCATCCTTTGCGCACAAATACGAAAAGCACACGGCAAAGCCCCTCCCGACTAGTCGGGAGGGGCTTTTTTTCGCGCCGCGCAAAAGCGGCCGCCGGGGGAAATGAAAAGCTACTGCAGTTTTTTATACTCCGCTATCCGCAATATCAGCGCGTCTCTGTCTTCGTCATATATCCTTTCTCTTTCGAGCAGGTTATTGACGACAGTTTCAAGCGCTTCAAACGAAATTCCTTTCTCTTTATAAAGTTCAGCAGGATTGTCAATTATCCAGCGTAGAGGATACACTTCCCAATCGCCTGTAACTATCGCGTAAGGCTGCGTAAACGCCTCGGCTATACGCTTTTTATCGCCGGAATAGATGATGTCGATCTCCTCGTCGGTAAGCTCTATACGGTCAAAACCCGCCCTCTTATACAGCTCAACAAATTCCTCTTTCGAAATATTGAATTCATCGATTAAATCGAGCAAGTTGAATGACGTGCCGTATTTATACCTCCAAACAGTCTTGAACATAGTATCAAGCGTTTCGCCGGTCTGTTCAATCACATAATCCCAGAAAGAACCAAAGCTTTCCAGTTTCTCGGTATACTTGTAATTTACCAGCATATAGGGATACACATCCGGCGACATAGCCAGCTCTCCCTCATCTTCGGCAACGTCTGCGGGCGTATCCGGGAAACTAGGCGCCGGAGGATCCGCGGGCGCTTCACTCAACGTTGAGGCCGAAGACTGAATATCCGGCATATATCCCGAAAAACCGTCGGAGGACCATTTGATCATTTTCACCGATCCCGTCTCCCCCGCTTCTTTTCCTCCGGCGAACACGGCGAGACCGACAACGGCAGCGAGCAGTATCACGGCAACGAGCAGTATCAAAATTGACTTTTTCATGTTGCACTCCTTTCTTTAATCAAGCAGATAAAGCAACTACTGCATATTCTTGTATTCTTCGATACGCGCGAGGAGCGCGCTTTTTTCGTCGTCGTTAAGGCAGCAAAGCTTCGAGTTGATATACCTGTCGACCACCGTTTCGAGCGCGTCGACCGGAATACGCTTTTCCTTGTAGGTCAAAGCGGAATTATTGAGCAGCCAGCGAATAGGATATATCTCCCAATCCTCCGCGACGACAGCCCATGGGCTCGCGAACGCCTCGGCTATACGCTTTTTATCGCCGGAATAGATGATGTCGATCTCTTCTTCGGTAAAATGGTCGTATCTGGAGCTCTCCCTGTTGTTCAATTCAACAAACTTCTCCCTCGGGATATTCAGCTCTTCGACAATCTCTATTTTGCTGTACGGCGCTACGTGCCCACACTCGACGCCTCCCCACACGCTCTTCCACAGAGCGTCGAGACTCTCGGCGCCGGTCTGTTCAAGAATATAATCCACCCAATTTTTACTAAATGATGTCAGTTTATCCAACGAATTGTCATACGCCAAGTATTTGTAATCCGACCATCTTACGTTGTCCCCGCCGTGAGCATCCGACGGGTCGGGCGGCGTGGGATCGGTCCGGGGACTGTCCGAGGCGGGCACAGGCGGGTAATTTGTTCCGTAGTCGGTGGAGATGCTGCCGTCTTCGCTCCCGACGCTTCCGCTTCCGGAGGAAGCGATGACGCCGGAGTGTTCGTCTCCGCTGCCGCCCGGGTCAGCGACGCCGCCGCTGCGCCACGCGCCGGTCACGTTCAGCGCGACGAGCGCGCCCGCGACTACCACGACGAACGCCGCGGCCGCCGCCGCCCATTTCATCCACGACTTCGGCGCGAAGACCGCCGTTTTCGTTTTTTTCGCTTCGGCTCCGGACGGATAGACGGCGGCTTCTATAAGATCGGCATCTATCATGCCCATCGCTTTGTTTACGTTATATATACTCATTGTAACCTTCCTTTTTCAAATGCGCGGCGAGGCGCTCGCGCGACCGCTTGAGCATCGTTTTTACCCGACGCCTGCCGACGCCGTATCCGGCGCATATCGCGTCTATGGTATCGTAATACCAGTATCGGCGGATGAAGACGTTACGCTCAAGCTCGCCCTCTGAGCGCAGGAACTCCGATATCTGCGCCGCGAGCTCGACCTTGTCGGCGACGCTCTCGGGATCGCGGTCGGGGATCGCGCCCGCGAATTCCTCCAGCGAGGCGAGCGACTCCGGACGGCGCTTTTGCGCGTTATTGAAGCGCAGGCGGTCGATCGCGGCTTCGCGCGTGAGCTTGCCGAGATACGCCTTCAGATTTTCCGGGCGCTGCGGCGGGATGGAATCCCACGCCGCGAGCAGCGCGTCGTTGAGGCACTCCTCGGCGTCGCCTTCGTCGCCGAGCAGGTTGCGGGCGATATACAGGCAGTAGCTCCGGTATTTCGCCTCCGCCTCGGCGGGCGCCGATTCGTTTCTTTCGAGAAACAAGCCGACTATTTCGGAATCGTTCACGCTGCTCCTCCCTTCTGTGTTGAAAGGTCCTTTCACTTAAATACCCGAAAAATCGGGCGCGGAAAGTTACGGTTATAAAAACTATTTTCATTATAGCATATTTCCCGCCGGCGCACAAATACGAAAAGCGCACGCAAAAGCCGCACACCCGAGGGTGTGCGGCTTCGTTTCAGTTACGCGGCGTAAGCCCTGCCGGAGATTATCCGACGTAGGCGTACTGGAAGTACCAGTAGCCGTAGGGGCTGTGCCATACGCCCTTCAGAGTGGAGCTCTGGAGCCAGAAGTCGGTGTAGTACGCGACCGGAATGTTCGCATAGTCTTCCATCATGATCTTCTCGGCTTCGTGGAGGGCCTTGAAGTGAGCGGCCTGGTCGGCAACCTTGGAATCGTCGATCGCCTTATCGAACGCGGGGTTGTTGTACTTGCCGTCGTTGTTGCCGTTCGTGGAGTACAGCAGCTCGATCATGTTCGAGGCGTCGTTGTAGTCCATGACCCAGCCGTTACGGGCCATCTCGTAGTCGCCGGCGCGGCGCTGGGGAGTGAAGGAGGCCCATTCGACCTTCTCGATCTCCATCGTGATGCCGAGGACGTCCTTGTAGCACTGCTGCAGGTATTCCGCAACCGCTACGTGATAGCCGGAATCGTTGGTGGAATAGGTGATGGTCGGGAAGCCCTTGCCTTCGGGATAACCGGCGGCGGCAATAGCTTCCTTCGCGGCCGCCTTGTTGGCCTCGTAGTCCTTGCTGATGTAGGTGCTGCCGCCGTTGGCCGCAACAGCGTTATCGAAGAAGGAGCCGCTCGCGTCGGAGACGCCGGGGCCTACGAAGTTGTAAGCGGGAGAGTAGGTTCCCTGCATGATCGTGTTGGCGATGTAATCACGGTCGATGGCGAGGTTCAGCGCCTTGCGGACGTTGACGTCTTTGAAGACTTCCTTGTCGCAGTTGAGGTTCAGGTAGTAGGTGCCGAGGATGGTGTCAACGTAGAAGTCGCCGCCGTCTTCCGCCTTCTTCAGACTGGGGATCTCTTCGGTCGGGACGTCCTTGATGAGCAGCGACTCACCGCTGGTGTAAGCGGCGTAAGCAGCAGCGGAATCCTCGATGAGCAGGAAGTTGATGGTGTCGGTCACGATCTTGGAGGTGTCCCAACCGCCCTTGTAGTTGGGGTTCTTGACGCATACGATGCGCTCGCCGGGAGTCCAGGACTTGATCATGTACGGGCCGTTGCAGACGTAGGTCTCGGGCTTTGTCGCCCAGGCGTCGCCGTTGGCTTCGATGGTGGCCTGCTGGACAGGGCTCATCGTGCCGAACGCAACGATCTTGTCAAAGTAAGCGCAGGGATAGGACAGAACGATGGTCAGGGTCTTGCCGTCTTCGCTGGCCTTGACGTTCAGCTTGTCGGCATCGGGATAACCGTCGATCATTCCGACGACCGTTTCGCCGTAGGGCGCCGCGGTTTCGGGATCGCAGATGCGCTTCATGGTGTACTCGAAGTCCTTCGCGGTCAGGTCGGTGCCGTCGCTCCACTTCAGACCGTCACGCATCGTGAAGGTCCAGGTGAGGCCGTCGGGGCTGACGTCGTATTTCTCGGCCTGGCCGGGCTGAACGGCGTTGTTCTCATCGATGATGAGCAGGGTCTCGAACAGCGTGATCAGCATGTTGCCGCCGTCAACGGCGCTGTTCAGAGCCGGGTCCAGAGTCTCGGGGTTGGGTCCGATCTGGACGGTGATCGCCGTGGGCTCGTCGTCGTTGGCTTCGCTTCCGCCGTTTTCGCCGCCGCAGGCGACGAGCGCGAGGGTCATGCAAAGCGCAAGAAGCAGAGCAAGGATTTTCTTTACCTTCATTTTGATTTCTCCTTTTCTTAAATTTGCGCGGTTTTCCGCGTTTTTGATTTATTCATTACGCTCGCGCGTATTGAATACGTTCAGTTCACCTTATCGAGGTGGTGGCACGCCGCCCAGTGCCCGGCGGAAATCTCTTTCAGCTCCGGCGTTTCCGCGGCGCAGCGCTCGTCCGCGTAGGGACAGCGCGTGCGGAAGCGGCATCCGCTGGGCGGATTGACCGGACTCGGAACGTCGCCCTGAAGCACGATGCGCTTGTTGGCGCGCGCCGTGATCGGATCGGCGACCGGGATCGCGGAGATAAGACTGCGGGTGTACGGGTGGGCGCTGCGGGTGATGAGCTCGTAGCTTTCCGCAAGCTCCACGAGCTTGCCGAGGTACATAACGCCGATGCGGTTGGATATATGGCGCACGACGCTCAGATCGTGGGCTATGAAGAGATAGGTAAGCCCCATTTCTCTCTGCAGGTCTTCAAACATATTGACGACCTGCGCCTGTATCGACACGTCGAGCGCGGAGACCGGCTCGTCGCAGACGATGAATTCGGGGTTGACGGCAAGGGCTCTGGCGATACCGACGCGCTGGCGCTGTCCGCCGGAGAACTCGTGCGGATAGCGGTTGGCGTGCTCGCTGTTGAGTCCGACGCGCTCGAGCAGGTAGATTATCCTGTCGCGGCGTTCCTGCTTGGAGGCGGCGAGCTTGTGGATGTCTATCGATTCGCCGACAATGTCCCCTATCGTCATACGCGGGTCGAGACTCGCGTAGGGGTCCTGGAAAACGATCTGCATCCTGCGGCGGTAAGGCAGCATATCGACCGCTATCCTGTTCTGCCTGTCAAAGAGGACGTTGCCGTCGTAGATTATCCTGCCGTCCGTCGGCTCGTAAAGGCGGAGCATCGTGCGGCCGACCGTCGTCTTGCCGCAGCCGGACTCGCCGACCAGGCCGAGCGTTTCGCCCTTGTAGATGAAGAAGGAAACGTCGTCCACCGCCTGCACGAAGCGCTTTTTCCTGCCGAAGCCGCCGGCGGGGAAATACTGCTTGAGGTGCTCGATCTCAACGAGCTTTCTCTGCTCATTCATCGTCGGCGCCTCCCTTCTCGAGGGCTTCCTTCTGGCGAAGCCAGCAGTGGCTGTAATGCGTTTCGCTCAAGTCCGTCCGCGGAGGCATCTCGCGCAGGCAGATCTTCATGCAGCTCGCGCAACGGGGCGCGAACGGGCATCCCGCGGGGGGATTCATAAGATCGACCGGCTGTCCCTCGATCGGGACGAGGCGTTCGACGTCCTCGGCGGTCAGCTTCGGGATCGAATTGATGAGCCCCTTCGTGTATTCGTGGCTCGGCTGATAGAAGATCTCATCCGCGGTGCCGTATTCGACGATGTAGCCCGCGTACATGACCGCTATCTTTTCGCACATACTCGCGACGACGCCGAGGTCGTGGGTTATCATTATGATGCTCATGCCGAGCTTCTCGCGCAGCTCCTGCATCAGCTCGAGGATCTGCGCCTGGATTGTGACGTCGAGCGCGGTCGTGGGTTCGTCCGCGATCAGCAGCTTCGGCTCGCAGGCGAGCGCGATCGCGATCATAACGCGCTGGCGCATTCCGCCGGAAAGCTCGTGCGGATACTGCTTCAGGCGCTTGTCGGGTTCGTTTATGCCGACGAGCTCGAGCAGCTCGCGGGCACGCGCCTTCGCCTCCTCCTTCGTTTTGTCGGTGTGAAGGAGTATGACCTCAACGATCTGGTTGCCGATCGTATATACGGGGTTAAGACTCGTCATCGGGTCCTGGAAGATGATGGAGACCTCGTTGCCGCGCATCTTGCGGAACTCCTTCTCGGTCATCTGATCGACCTGATGTCCGTTGAATTCTATCGTGCCGCCTATGAGCTTGCCGGGGAAGGCGGTCAGTCCCATTATCGAATACGCCGTAACGGATTTGCCGGAGCCGGACTCGCCGACTATTCCGAGCACCTCCCCCTCGTCCATCGAGAAGGAAACGCCGTTCAGCGCTTTGACTTCGCCCGCCGGTGTGAAGAAGGAAAGGCGTTCGTCTTTTATTTCCAAAAGCTTTTTACTCACTTCTCACGCCTCCTCAATTCTTAAGCTTGGGGTCGAAGGCGTCGCGAAGACCGTCGCCGAACAGATTGAAAACGAGTATGGTTATGCTTATCAGTATCGCCGGGAACAGCAGCAGGTGCGGGAACGTGTTCATTCCCTTGACCGCGTCCGTCGCGAGCGAGCCGAGCGAAGGCATGGGCGCCGCGACACCGAGCCCGAGGAAGCTCAGGTAACTCTCGGTAAAGATCGCCGAGGGGATCTGAAGCGTCGTGGTGACTATCAGCGTTCCGATGCAGTTGGTAAGCAGATGCTTGCGTATGATCCTTCCCTTGCCCGCGCCGAGAGCGCGCGCGGCGGTGACGTATTCGGACTCCTTGAGCACCAGCACCTGCGAACGCGTGATCCTCGCCATTCCGACCCAGTACAGCAGGACGAAGACGATGAATATCGCTATGAGGTTCGGGCCTACGCGCTGCATCCAGCGGAAGCCGCCGACGGTAGAAAGACTTTTCAGCGGTTCGCGCAGCACCATCGCGAGAATGATTATAAGCAGGATATCCGGTATCGTGTAAAGGATATCGGTGAAGCGCATCATTATGTTGTCGATCCAGCCACCCGCGAAGCCCGCAACGGCTCCGAAGGTCGAACCGACGAGGAGCACCAGCGCCGCGCAGATGAGTCCGACGGTCAAGCTGATGCGCGTGCCCATCATAAGACGCACCGCGAAGTCGCGCCCGAGCTTATCCGTTCCGAAAATGAACGGGAACTGTTCCTTCCGCTGCAGGTCGGCTTTCAGATTCTTTACCGTGTTCCGGTCCGCGTTGCCGGCGTTGAGCGCCGTCTTTATCGCGGCTTCTTCATCGTGCTTGAAGCATCCGGCGGGCTCGCCTTCGTAAGGCACGCCGTAATCCGTATGCGTTTTGTTGACGGAGAGCAGAGTGCCGTTCGCGGCGGAGATCTCATAGGAACACAGGACGCCGTCTTTTTCGTACTCCACCGACCAGACCAGCATTTTGGTGCCGGGCGAAAGATTTTCCGCGCCCTTCGTCTGCTGCTCGTAGGCGTAAGGCCAGAACGACGGCAGGACGTACGCGAAGAGCATTATCAGCACGATCAGCGCGAAGCTGACCATCGCGATCTTGTTTTTGCGGAGGCGGCGGAAGCCGTCCCTCCAGAAGCTTACGCTGTCGCGCATTACGACGAGACTTTCCTTCTCCTCGTTCGTCGCGGGAGCGAAGTCCGCCGGATCGATATGTAAACTGAACGGTTTGTTGTGCATCATTCCGGTCCGCCCCCTTATTTAAGATTGATACGCGGGTCGATGACTTTATAAAGTATATCGACTATCACGTTAGCGGCGATGACCAGCGTCGCGAGGATTATCGTAGTGCCCATGACCATGGTGTAGTCACGGGTCACGATAGACGAAACGAACTGTCCGCCGAGGCCGGGGACGGTGAAGATTTTTTCCACGACGAAGGAACCGGTCATCAGTCCGGCCAGCATCGGTCCGACGTAAGTAACGACCGGAAGCACCGCGTTGCGCAGCGCGTGCTTGAATATGGTCTTGAAGTTCGACAGTCCCTTCGCCTTCGCGGTGCGGATATAGTCCTGCCCCATAACGTCGAGCAGACTCGATCGCATAAGCCGCGTTATGTACGCCGTCGGGTATATAGCGAGCGCCGTTACCGGCATTACGTAATGCGCGGCGGTGCTCAGGCCGACGGTCGGGAAGATACCGAGCTTGCTCCCCAGGAAATACAACAGCAAAACGCTGCTTATAAAGCTCGGTATCGCTATTCCGCAGGTGGCGAGCACGATTATGATATTATCCGGCGCCTTGCCGCGGTTATACGCGGAAAGACAGCCCAGCGGTATGCCGAGCAGAAGCGCGAGAAGTACGGCGATGCCGGCAAGTCTCGCGGAGACCGGGAATTTCGAGAAGATTATCTCGGAAACCGTTCGCCCGCGCTGGCGCAAGCTCACGCCCATATCGCCCTTCAGAAAGTCGGTCATATAGGTCGCGTATCTTTGCAGGATCGGCTTGTCCAGCCCGTACTTCGCGGCGAGAGCAGCCTGCGCCTCCGCGCTGATCGACTTCTCCGCGACGAAGGGGCCGCCCGGTACCATATTCATAAGGAAGAACGTCAGCGTCGCAACGATAAAGATGCTGAGTATTCCCATCGCTATACGCTTGACTGCGTATTTTAACATTAAAAGCGCCTCCGTGACGAAATCGTTATACGTATGCGCAGGCAACGTCCCGCGGGTAAAGGCCGATAATAACCTTATTCTGCATACTTTAGTTGTTTCATTCTATAACACTTTAATGCTTTTGTCAAGTAAAATATCACCGCCGAAGCGCATTCGGCGGTGATATTTTACATTCGTTTTCCATATTCGGAAATAAACGCGCGGTAAGATACCGCCGGCAGAAAGCCGGCGCGGGTAGTATTTGCAAGAAAGCGCTCCGAAACTACTCGATATCCGTGTTGTTCATCACGCTGAGCGGATCTATCAGTTCGCCGTTTTTGCGTACCTCGAGGTGGAGGTGCGGCTCATCGCCTATCTCAAGGCGCGCCTGCTGCCCTACTCCGCCGATCTGGTCGCCGATGCCTACCGTGTCGCCGACCTTGACGGCGACGCCCTCCTGCACGTTGCAGTAGGATGCGGCGTAGCTGCCGTGCTTTATCTCGATAACCCAGCCGAGCATTTCGTCCTCGCGTACGCCCGTCACCTCACCCGCCGCCATGGCGCGGACGGCTGTGCCGACCGGCGCGGCGATGTCGACTCCGTTATGCGTGCGCCAGTCCTGCATCGTGGGCGAAAAAACGAGCGCGTCCGCGCTGTATTCGCGCATGAGCGTTCCGCCGTTGACCGGCCATATCAGCAGCGTCGGCTCCGGAGTAGTATTCGCGGGCTTGTCATCCTCCTTTTCGGAGCTTGACGGCTCCGGCTCGCTCTCGGACGCGGGCTTCTCGGTCACGCCCTTCTGCGGCTTATCCACCTTCTCGGTCTGGCTCTCGCTCGGCGGCTCCTCGACCGGACGCGTGTAGGTCAGGCTCCTGTCTATCGCGATATATCCGGCGACGAAGACAGCGATAAGGCACGCCGCGAGCACGGCGAAAAACCTTTTGCCTCCCGGCAGCTTGCTCTTCTTCTCGCTCGGAAGCTTCAATTCCTTCATTATAATATCCGTCCTTTCGTAAAAAAAGATGCCTTTGAGCTTATTTTGCTCAAAGGCACCCGTTTTTATGAAAGAATAATTACGCAAAAATATTACTGGCGGTTTTTCATTTCCATCCACTGATCGCGGGTCAGAAGCACCTGGCGAGGCTTGGAGCCCTCGAACGGGCCGACGATGCCGCGCGCCTCCATCTCGTCGACGATACGCGCGGCGCGCGCGTAGCCGAGCTTGAGGCGGCGCTGGAGCAGCGAGGTCGAGATTGTCTGCGTTTCGACCGCGATCTCGATGGCGGCTTCGAGCATTTCGTCCGCTTCGCCGTCGTCGTCGCCGACTCCGCCGGAAGCTCCGCCCTTGTCCTTCTGATTCGCGGAGTAGGCGTCGATGGCTTCGCTGATGCTCTCGTCGTAGTGCGCGGCGGCCTTCTTCTTGGTGAATTCGACGACGCTGCGCACCTCGTCTTCGGAAACGTAGCAGCCCTGAACGCGCTGCGCCTTCGACGCGTCGATCGGCGCGTAGAGCATATCGCCGCGGCCGAGCAGCTTCTCGGCGCCGGCGTGGTCGATTATCGTGCGCGAGTCGACCTGCGAAGTGACCGAAAGCGCGACGCGGGTCGGGATGTTCGCTTTGATAAGTCCGGTGATGACGTCGACGGACGGGCGCTGCGTAGCGATAACGAGGTGCATTCCGGCGGCGCGGGCGAGCTGGGCGAGCTTGCAGATGCTGTCCTCGACCTCCTTCGGGGAGGTCATCATCAGGTTCGCGAGCTCGTCGATGACTATGACGTACTGCGGGAGCGGCTCGGCGTTTTCGTCGTCCTTCACGCGCAGGTTGTAGCTCTTGATGTCGCGGCAGCCGGATTCCGAAAGCAGCTTGTAGCGGCGCATCATTTCGCGCACCGCCCAGTCGAGCGCACCGGCGGCGCGTTTCGGATCGGTGACGACCGGGATCGCCAGATGCGGCAGGCCGTTATACATCGTCAGCTCGACGGCCTTCGGGTCAATCATTATGAACTTGACCTCGTCCGGGCTCGCCTTGTATATTATGCTCATAATTATACAGTTTTCGCAGATGGACTTACCGGAGCCGGTCGCGCCGGCGATAAGCATATGCGGCATGGAGGCGAGGTCGGCGACTATCGGATCGCCCGAAACGCCCTTGCCTATCGCTATCGTCAGGCGACTGTGGCTGTCCGCGAAATCCTTCGTTTCGAGCAGGTCGCGGAGCAGTACGGAACTGCGCGTCTTGTTCGGGACCTCGATGCCGACCGCCGCTTTGTTCGGGATTGGCGCCTCGATGCGGATACTGCTCGCCGCGAGAGAGAGCGCGAGGTCGTCTGAAAGTCCGGTTATGCGGCTGAGCTTGACGCCGGCCTCCGGCTGAAGCTCGTAGCGCGTGACGGACGGACCGCGGCAGACTTCGCTTATCGACGTGGAAACGCCGAAGGAGCGCAGCGTGCGCACGAGCTTATCCGCGTTTTCGCGCATCTCGTTGGAGACGTCCTCGGATACGCCGCCGACGCCCTTTTTCAGCAGCGAGAGCGGCGGGAAGACGTAGCCGTCCTCCTTCGGCTCGGCGGGCTTTTCGGCGGGTTTTTCCGCCGGCTTGTCCGCGGACTTGTCGGCGGGCTTCGGAGTTTCGGTAACGGGTGCGGCCTTCGCTTCGGTCGAAGCGGCGGGCGCCGCCGCCTTGTTGATTATGTCGTCGATGCGGATCTCCGGCTTCGGAGCGGGGTCCGCGACGGTGAGATCCGGCACGGTTATCGGGCCGTCCGGTATCGGAATGTCGATAGCGGAGCGCTTTTTCTTCTCCGGCTTCGGCTGCGGCTCTCTGCCGATCTTGTCGATCGCCTTGACGGGATCGGTCTCCGGCTCTTCTCCGTCCTCCTCGTCGACTCCCATCGTGAAGAGGTTTTTAAGCCAGTTGAAAACGTTGATTATCGTTATGCCCGCGGACATCATGAGCGCGCCGGCGAGCACGAGGAACAGCGCGATAAGGCCGCCGACCTTGCCAAGCGCCTTCGTGAAAACGAAGCCGATGCCGAAGCCGACCGCGTTGACGCTGTCTTCTTTGAACACCTCGACTATATCCCTGCTCCCCGCCTTGAGAATGAAGACGACCGCCGCGAATATGAATATCGCAAGCAGACTGAACCAGAAGCGGAGGGCTATGTATTTCTTCGTCTTCTGCACCGCGAGCAGCACGCCGATATAGATCAGCAGCACCGGCAGGAAGTACATTACCCACGAGAAAAGGGTGTTCATCCCCTTCTGTATCGCGTCGCCGAGAAATCCCTTGTCGGAAACGACGAGCAGCACGAACAGGAGCAGCCCGGCAAGTATCAGCACGGTGCTCCATATTACGTTTTTGCTGCGCTGCTTTTCAGCGGCCGCAGAACGCGCCGCTGCGGCGGTGTTTTTATTTTTCGAGCCTTTCGGCCTTCCTCTCTGCGCCATTTTCACACATCCTGTTCTTTATAATCAGAGTCCGCTCATTCCCGCGACGACTGTGAAGCCGCCGAGCAGGAAGAGGTATATCGAGAATATCCAGAGCTTATCGTTCTTCACCATCCACGAGAGCGCCTTTATCGCGAAAAAGCCGACGGCCGCGGCGGTTACGACTCCGACGATGAGCGGAAAAACTCCCACGCCGAGGCCTTCCGCGAAGGCGTCCTTCGTTTCGCTCACACCGGCGGCGAATATGACCGGTATGCTCAAAATGAACGAATAGTCGACCATATAGCCGCGGTCGACTCCGGAGATCAGCCCCGCGCCGACGGTCGAGCCGCTGCGCGAAACGCCCGGAAGCAGCGCTATCGCCTGCATGAAGCCTATGTAGACCGCGCGCCCCGGCGTCACTTCGGCGAGCGGCTCCGCGGTGCGCTTCGCGGTGTAGCTTGCCAGAAGCAGCAGGATCGCGGTGTATATGAAGCATATCCCTTCGACGACGACGTCCTCGTCCTCACCGAGCGCGGAGATCGTATCCTTTATCGGATAGACGCAGAGCAGCGGCGCGAGCGAAAGGATCATCATCAGCAGCATCCTTCGCGTTTGACCGCAGTTCTTAAAGCTGAACCTGCCGCGGAAAATATCCGCGATCATGCGGAAGAACTCGAAGAACAGCTCCTTCACCCTCGGAAAAAACGCTAAGACGACCGCCGCCAGCGTGCCGAGATGCAGGAAAACTGAGAACGCCGTTCCCGCCCCCTCGATGCCGAAAAAGTGCGCGGCAACCGAGAGATGC
It includes:
- a CDS encoding sigma-70 family RNA polymerase sigma factor, whose amino-acid sequence is MNDSEIVGLFLERNESAPAEAEAKYRSYCLYIARNLLGDEGDAEECLNDALLAAWDSIPPQRPENLKAYLGKLTREAAIDRLRFNNAQKRRPESLASLEEFAGAIPDRDPESVADKVELAAQISEFLRSEGELERNVFIRRYWYYDTIDAICAGYGVGRRRVKTMLKRSRERLAAHLKKEGYNEYI
- a CDS encoding peptide ABC transporter substrate-binding protein; its protein translation is MKVKKILALLLALCMTLALVACGGENGGSEANDDEPTAITVQIGPNPETLDPALNSAVDGGNMLITLFETLLIIDENNAVQPGQAEKYDVSPDGLTWTFTMRDGLKWSDGTDLTAKDFEYTMKRICDPETAAPYGETVVGMIDGYPDADKLNVKASEDGKTLTIVLSYPCAYFDKIVAFGTMSPVQQATIEANGDAWATKPETYVCNGPYMIKSWTPGERIVCVKNPNYKGGWDTSKIVTDTINFLLIEDSAAAYAAYTSGESLLIKDVPTEEIPSLKKAEDGGDFYVDTILGTYYLNLNCDKEVFKDVNVRKALNLAIDRDYIANTIMQGTYSPAYNFVGPGVSDASGSFFDNAVAANGGSTYISKDYEANKAAAKEAIAAAGYPEGKGFPTITYSTNDSGYHVAVAEYLQQCYKDVLGITMEIEKVEWASFTPQRRAGDYEMARNGWVMDYNDASNMIELLYSTNGNNDGKYNNPAFDKAIDDSKVADQAAHFKALHEAEKIMMEDYANIPVAYYTDFWLQSSTLKGVWHSPYGYWYFQYAYVG
- a CDS encoding ABC transporter ATP-binding protein — encoded protein: MNEQRKLVEIEHLKQYFPAGGFGRKKRFVQAVDDVSFFIYKGETLGLVGESGCGKTTVGRTMLRLYEPTDGRIIYDGNVLFDRQNRIAVDMLPYRRRMQIVFQDPYASLDPRMTIGDIVGESIDIHKLAASKQERRDRIIYLLERVGLNSEHANRYPHEFSGGQRQRVGIARALAVNPEFIVCDEPVSALDVSIQAQVVNMFEDLQREMGLTYLFIAHDLSVVRHISNRIGVMYLGKLVELAESYELITRSAHPYTRSLISAIPVADPITARANKRIVLQGDVPSPVNPPSGCRFRTRCPYADERCAAETPELKEISAGHWAACHHLDKVN
- a CDS encoding ABC transporter ATP-binding protein; translation: MSKKLLEIKDERLSFFTPAGEVKALNGVSFSMDEGEVLGIVGESGSGKSVTAYSIMGLTAFPGKLIGGTIEFNGHQVDQMTEKEFRKMRGNEVSIIFQDPMTSLNPVYTIGNQIVEVILLHTDKTKEEAKARARELLELVGINEPDKRLKQYPHELSGGMRQRVMIAIALACEPKLLIADEPTTALDVTIQAQILELMQELREKLGMSIIMITHDLGVVASMCEKIAVMYAGYIVEYGTADEIFYQPSHEYTKGLINSIPKLTAEDVERLVPIEGQPVDLMNPPAGCPFAPRCASCMKICLREMPPRTDLSETHYSHCWLRQKEALEKGGADDE
- a CDS encoding ABC transporter permease, with protein sequence MLVWSVEYEKDGVLCSYEISAANGTLLSVNKTHTDYGVPYEGEPAGCFKHDEEAAIKTALNAGNADRNTVKNLKADLQRKEQFPFIFGTDKLGRDFAVRLMMGTRISLTVGLICAALVLLVGSTFGAVAGFAGGWIDNIMMRFTDILYTIPDILLIIILAMVLREPLKSLSTVGGFRWMQRVGPNLIAIFIVFVLLYWVGMARITRSQVLVLKESEYVTAARALGAGKGRIIRKHLLTNCIGTLIVTTTLQIPSAIFTESYLSFLGLGVAAPMPSLGSLATDAVKGMNTFPHLLLFPAILISITILVFNLFGDGLRDAFDPKLKN
- a CDS encoding ABC transporter permease, coding for MLKYAVKRIAMGILSIFIVATLTFFLMNMVPGGPFVAEKSISAEAQAALAAKYGLDKPILQRYATYMTDFLKGDMGVSLRQRGRTVSEIIFSKFPVSARLAGIAVLLALLLGIPLGCLSAYNRGKAPDNIIIVLATCGIAIPSFISSVLLLYFLGSKLGIFPTVGLSTAAHYVMPVTALAIYPTAYITRLMRSSLLDVMGQDYIRTAKAKGLSNFKTIFKHALRNAVLPVVTYVGPMLAGLMTGSFVVEKIFTVPGLGGQFVSSIVTRDYTMVMGTTIILATLVIAANVIVDILYKVIDPRINLK
- a CDS encoding M23 family metallopeptidase: MKELKLPSEKKSKLPGGKRFFAVLAACLIAVFVAGYIAIDRSLTYTRPVEEPPSESQTEKVDKPQKGVTEKPASESEPEPSSSEKEDDKPANTTPEPTLLIWPVNGGTLMREYSADALVFSPTMQDWRTHNGVDIAAPVGTAVRAMAAGEVTGVREDEMLGWVIEIKHGSYAASYCNVQEGVAVKVGDTVGIGDQIGGVGQQARLEIGDEPHLHLEVRKNGELIDPLSVMNNTDIE